The Candidatus Hydrogenedentota bacterium DNA segment GTCAACCGTTGCCTCCAGCTGCATGGCCATGGCAGCCGATGCAATCAGCTCGCCCGCTTCGGCCCCCATGATGTGAATGCCCAGTACCTCGCCCGTCGCCGCGTCACCCACGACTTTCACCATACCCTCGGTTTCACCGATGGCGTGGGCGCGGCCGCTGGCCCTGTAGCTGAACCGGCCAACCTTGACTGATGCACCCGTTGCGACGGCCTCCTTCTCGGTGAGCCCCACGCGCGCTACTTCCGGATAGGTGAAGGTGCAGGCCGGCACAACACGGTAATCCATCACGCGGTTGCCGCCCGTAGCGTTTTCAGCGGCGACGATGGCTTCTGCCGACGCGCCATGGGCCAGCATGGTCTTGCCCGTAACGTCGCCAATGGCGAAAATGCCCGGGATGTTCGTCTCCATGCGTCTGTCCACCACGATGGCGCCCTTCTCGGTAACCTTGATTCCCAGCGAGGGTACATCGGTGACCGCCGATGAGTTGTAGCGGACACCAATCCCTACCAAGACGTAATCTGCCTTTATTGAATCCTCTTTTGCGCCCGAAAGCTTCAGCGTAACAGTGTCCCCCTTGCGCGACATTGATTTTACGGTCGTCCCCGTCAGTACGTTAATGCCGCGCTTCGCAAACAGCGCGCCCAGCCGCTTGGTCAATTCCTCGTCCTCGAGAGGAAGCACGGCCGGCATCATCTCGACCAGGGTGACCTCGGAACCCAAGGCGTTCCAGATACAGGCGAACTCTGCGCCCACCGCACCCGCTCCAATCACCGTGGCCCGTTTCGGAATTTCAGCCAGGTCCAGTGCCTCGGTGCTTCCAATGATGCGTTCGCCGTCTGTTTCCAGCCCGGGGATACGCGCCGGAGAACTACCCGTCGCCACAATAACCGCCTTGGCGCAAATCTCTTCCTTCCCCACCCTCACGACCCCGGGCTTTGTCACCACGCCCTTGCCCTTGACCACCTCGATCCCGTAAGCCTTGAACAACCCCTTGATGCCGTCTTGGTTGGTCTTGATGACATCGTCTTTATGCTTGAGCAGGCCTTTCATGTCCACGGAAACGCCTTTGACCTTCAGT contains these protein-coding regions:
- the lpdA gene encoding dihydrolipoyl dehydrogenase codes for the protein MIACDVAVLGAGPGGYVAAIRAAQRGAKTVVVERNQLGGVCLNWGCIPTKTLIHTAELYRKLRDAERFGLKVKGVSVDMKGLLKHKDDVIKTNQDGIKGLFKAYGIEVVKGKGVVTKPGVVRVGKEEICAKAVIVATGSSPARIPGLETDGERIIGSTEALDLAEIPKRATVIGAGAVGAEFACIWNALGSEVTLVEMMPAVLPLEDEELTKRLGALFAKRGINVLTGTTVKSMSRKGDTVTLKLSGAKEDSIKADYVLVGIGVRYNSSAVTDVPSLGIKVTEKGAIVVDRRMETNIPGIFAIGDVTGKTMLAHGASAEAIVAAENATGGNRVMDYRVVPACTFTYPEVARVGLTEKEAVATGASVKVGRFSYRASGRAHAIGETEGMVKVVGDAATGEVLGIHIMGAEAGELIASAAMAMQLEATVDEVADTIHTHPTLSETIKEAAEDFLGLGIHTPPKKPKRG